The Anthonomus grandis grandis chromosome 16, icAntGran1.3, whole genome shotgun sequence genome includes the window gatatattttgtttatttttaataaaacaaattcctTGCATTTTTGCGCTCTGATGCACCGTtttcatgcaaaaaaatatcGATACAAGGAAACTTTTTAATCGCAACGAAAATTTGAATATcgttgcaataaaaattaaataatttaaataaaaaataaacaatttacaatttaaataaaaaaaattagaaacaactttttaaaaaaatacaatttaaacaataaacaatagaaaaaacaatttaagcAATATAAACTAAATGCTGAAAGTGTCCTCCAttaattttcaaacattttctgCCCCTGTTGACCCTGATGCACTCGATGTACGCGAGCACATCAAGTGCATCCCTGGAACGTTTCTCAGAAAGTCCGCAGCCACCACAACTCTAGCAACTAGGTCTTCTCTGTTGGTTGCAGGTATTGCGTAGATAAGCTGTTCCATCgtttaaagcgtttttaatacagaggaaaaaaaatttttttttgaaaaatgtcaaCACATCGTATTTTGGTAACAAGGCACTTCCGAACATCGATGTCCTATCTCAAACTACTTTTTTATAGTTCTTGTATATACTGTAGTATTTTTGCCTATGTGAAaagagacaccctgtatatatatattaaaaaataaatatatttaaactcaACATTCAAGCAAATTCACAAATTTTATACTAATAAGTATTCcttgaaatttaaattccataataatttgaaaataatgttaaattacATTACTATAAATCTCGCATTTCTAGTTATCATCATGGTAGTGAACATGGTGCTCTATATGTGGATGTTCAGCGTGTCCTTTCCTTTCAACGTGTGCGTTAAAGCCATTTTTATGATCAGCCTCGTATTTGACAATACGGATGGTACctagaaatataatattaaaaaaatgagcgTGCTTGAGACCACACGactgaagtaaaacttctttagctccattcatatatatgtatatactcTCTTTTGCTCCTACAGTAATACAAGAATCGCAACTCTCTCTCTTTATATCTCCACTAACTTATATCTCCTCAACTATCGTTCGCCTAGCCCGATCCCATTTTTCGTAACGCATTCATCAGCTTACTCCCCAACTCAAGCGTGcataaagaagttttactttaATGTAACTCTAAACACTAAGAAAACAAAGTACAGCAAAATCTATTTCTTGTAAGTTATAACCGTACCGTCAGGTTCATGTAGCGAATATTCTCCTTTTACTTTATCTCCATACCGTTCCTCCTTATGCTCGTGGATGTCATGGTGCTTCGAATCGTGTACAGCATATTTGTATTCATAGTGTGGTTTAGTCTACAAATCGAAATGAAagctaatttaaaaagttatttaaaaaaaatggtgcaGTTGTTTACTTAcatataattcaataatttgaTGTCCATGCCCCCCACCACCTCCCAAACTTGAGGAGCTGTGACTTAAGCCAGCAGCGGCATATGCCAAAATAGCTGCTAAaatcaaaaactgtaaaaaaaatctgattttatggtttctttatgctgatGTCTTAACATATCATTTTTCTGCCCTTGACTTTAAATAAACAGAATTATAACTTACTTTTAAAATCatgttgtttgttattttaCTGTCTTGATTTCAATGGTTTGATTATTTCACTTTGCAGCTTATATATTATTTCACTAAAATATGTAATGGTACCTAATGAAAGTGTTTTAATAATTAGCACGGCTTGCAGCGAAAATGCAGCAAGAGGTATGGCTATATGTTTAAGCAGATAATATTTATGGTAATTATAGAATAGGTAAGTTTTTAAGGATTTACTTTCAGGTTTTAAGGTATGCGAGGAGTCTCAGTAATTAGATGCTTAGCAGTGTCATAAAATCAGAAACTTTtgatcatttttcaaaagaagggttaataaatttaataaaatattgctagcttatttatagtaaaaatctgtattgttgtgaggaattcataatgagttatatattttgttgggtattacgtcacttttatggtaaaaatcaattataaaaatatctcacATGCTCATTTATTGAAAAGAAGGAGAAAATAGAGTTATTCacatatttagaagaaatatgaacttaaatctttaacgatacctatcgttaaatttaatataatttgagtccaataaatcttaaatacaatCACTGAggcaaattttttccaattgatttcaattaaagttttattatctATCGATCTCTGAGCTATTTTCTATATGCTACATAACTTTATTCTGAATatgaaattggaaaaaataaaaaacctatttattgaataaaaatggtttaaattaggtatttttgataaataggTTTTTCATGAAAAACAGAGTTTCTTGACCGGAAAAACAGAACTTTTGACAGTTGTAAAAGTTTAACCAGTTTAAGTTGAAAAAGGGATTCCGAGTTGATTTAAACACATTTTGCCATTGTCTTTCCAATCCTTTAACTAAATAAAGTACTCTACCACCTGTTCAGAATTCCCCCCATTGGGCTTCCATCTTGGAATTCATTATTGATGTGCTAAAACATTCAAAGTATAActactttttgctgatgattttagaACGCAtacaattataataaatgaatcATGACATTAATTACatacttaattttaagaaatatggtCATTTAGGTcccaattaaattaagtatttgtaCAGGGTATCTCATTTTGGCTACTTTTGCTAgctatctccgttatttttaaaattaccggAATGCGGTTTTTCGCGAAGTGTGCTACTTTTTCCTTAAGCTTAAGATGCCGTTAACAGCATTTTCATAGGTTTTTTAGGCTTGAAGATACAAGGCATGTTGGAAATTTTGGGACTCCTCGTATCTGCGTTATCTTTTAACTTCAtcgaaaaggtaaaaaacatttctttttttttacgtagAATGCAGTGGTGTAGATAATGTTGGTTACATATTTACCACTTTTGAGTTATAAACCAAACGtatgtctttttttaaatgcaacacATTTATAGactaaaaaaatgtcattttccaaatcgttaaagtttttttttatagtaagcCTCTAACAACTGTTTTTTGTCATAAATGAACAATATAACAAACACAACAAgaccattttattaaaaaaaaaaaagtaaagaccattttcttttttgcaaaatgggcACACCGTTGCAATTCTTTGAATaacattaaaaagaattaacgCAAATTTTGAAGAGCTAACTAAATTGCCTCTCTAAGTTCTGCTGTCGTATCGTGTTTTAAATACCATATTTTGTATATACGTATGttgataaaaaatctaaaattaagagCATGATAAGATTTATGACTTGGTGCATCATCTTGCTGTAAATACAGCAACAGCTTTATATTGCGCTAATGGAATATTTTCGAGcggtttattatttttcataatttttatatttctttaagatCCTCTGAGCGTCAGTTTTTGGCACACCAATTTCATTATCAATTTTTCTACATGATGACGAAGGTATTGCTTCTATATTAACCAAAACATCTATCTCTTTTCTTTCCATGTTTTCTTTGCTGTATGTTAAAGGACGcaagtaaacaaaaaatccGTGCTCAAGTAAATTTGCTTCTAAAAGAGCAAATATCTcgaaaaatggtttatttttttctgattataTAACAAGCGAATTTCTAgttatataaaacatttactcataattatataaaatactcaCGTACCTTTACTTGCCTGGAAATAGATCTCCAAAGCTTCTTTACAGAATTTACATTACtctataaaatatatcatatcgtaattgatcatttcatttcataaatttcatcttgataaatatcaattaaataataataccaaaagaACGAAAATAGACTGGTTCGGGAAAATAGAGCAAAGGCGGATCAGAtaagatatataaatatttcatatttatttttgtttaatgttatAAACAATCGATATAGCCTACTATAAAATTATGCTACCAGctttagaaaattttgatttatttgcgtgcttataaaaaaagtgcatacttttgtttatttttgaaatggtAAATAAAACGCCAGATTTCATAGTCTataaatatacaaggtgttccattaaaaaaaaccataagtttggtttataactcaaaaagagAAAATATGTAACCAAAATTATCTACATCATTGCGTTCTGCGGAAAAAATCCATAAGCATATTAATTTAGCTTTTCGATAAGTTGAACGATACTTATACGAGGGGAGTCCTAAAATACAATATTGTCAAAAATGTTCTATCTCTTGAAATTTAAAAGGGATATGAATTCTTTGTTAACAGCATCTTGAGCGgtacgaaaaagtagcacactaACGCGAAAACCGCATCCCGTTAACGTTATAAATTAAAGATAtccccgcaaaagtacccaaaatgggacactcAGTACACACAAGAAACATAAAAGTAATATATGtccatcaaaataaaatatgcgttgattcataaatttaataaaaaaaccttgtctataaccaaaaaaaaaatcctagaaAACAAAAGTGATAATATCACTTTCATAAGTGCTCATGGTAAAAGATACAGTataatagatataataaaaaacatcattatttatttatattttttcttcgtATAGGTCACATAAAGTGCAAgtgaatttaacatttttctaaaaaaagttttaaatatttttattcttttccttACATTCCATACAGATATACTACTTTAGACTTTGTTCGGCTTGTACACTATCATATGTATGATAAGCACAAGTACTATGACAAAtgcaaattatatataatttttaaaaaaattgtcaatattgaTTGGCTAGCTAAacatcttttattaattatcttAAATCGGAATAATAGGCCTCGTCAGTTGCACGCTGTAATTGACTAAGGAAAGTCAATTACCTTTAActcaaaacagttttttaatccTCAGATTATGGGTAATAATACGGATTTTTTGGTCCATTTACtgaaatgatttatttctttatattaaagGGAAATGTGAATGggcaccaaaaaaattatttagatttgcCTCAacatttctatatttattaaataatttaatataatcatAAATCATCATAAGAatagaaatttaatataaaaatattgtcgAGATACTTCAATAGAATAATTAGAAAGCGAAAGAACCAAGATGGTAACTAAAAGGTTTTTTCCGATTTTTGGTTGCTATAGGGTAAAGCAACCAGAAAACTAAGTATCAGATGAACATCCAAGTTTACAAAAGTTTAATCGCTAAAACCAGATGATTTTTAGCGTAGAGGacaattttgtaaaacattttttatggaCATTTACGAAGATCctcattttttaagtaaaaccaTTCATTTGATCTGATAAGCTAAACTTCCCTGGAAAGGCATTTTCAATAGCAGGAACGAGAATTTTTTGAGCAAGCAAAATCTGCACGTTGAAACTAAATGGAATTCAGgaaaagttttaaagaaaaggAGATGAAATAGAGTGACACGTTTACGATAAAACCCTAAAATctagaaaattacttcaaattaaAGGACACAAATGAATTTTCTAGTATACGgattcaaaaatatttggaagTAAACGGTCGgcattttaaatatctaaaaaaaatcgtGAAATGTAAGATGAGTTTCTGTTATTTCATTACATATCAAACATTTCATTAATCCTTCCTCATGTTcgtagaaattaaaattaaatttaatggtaCCATattattgtacatttttttttcaaaataattctaCTAGACATTTAACACATAGGTTAGTAAGATATTTcgtcttataaataaataagtgtattttttacaataagaaattaaaatattgaatgaaATGCATTACTATTCGCCATTTACTATATCTGATTTACTATTGAAAGTCCATTTAATTAGGACTTAATATATTGCGGTGCTGATGTAAATTAGCCATTTTTACATGCTACTTAATAGTAGGCCTTTCTGAAAAGCTAAGAATTTATTAGGCATTTTTCTCATTaatgttataatataaattcaatCAATCTGTACCTAGTTCAGTATCTACTTGGTTTCATACTTGCCTAGAACTAATCTGGAGTTCAAAATGATGATTAGAGTAAGaattatttcaagaaaatatatattttttaatgataattttttacaggcatttaCCCTTCTCTTCGTTGTTGCCTATGCTAGTGCAGGGCTCAGTCATATTTCCTTAAGTCAAGGGGGTGGCGGTGAAGGAGGTGGGGGACATGGACATCATATTGTTGAACTTTATGTAAGACGTACTCTTTTAGTTtgactattattttatattaattattttaaatagactatTCCGCattacaaatacaaatatgcaGTACACGATTCACACCATCATGACATACACGAGCAGCATGAGGAACGATATGGAGACAAAGTAAAGGGAGAGTACTCTCTACATGAGCCCGATGGTACTATTCGAGTGGTCAAATATGAAGCTGATCATAAAAACGGATTTAATGCTCATGTTGAGAGGAAAGGACACGCAGAGCATCCCCATATTGAACATCATTACCATCATCACGATTAAGGTGGGTATAGAAGTCGTAAAACGAAATGTTTTGTAACGTTGGTTTGGTAGTGGAATACAAAAAActtcttaaataaaatcttcTTCATCTatctttctttaaaacaatattttcagcATAACTAAGGCCTACACAATTTTTCAACATCACCCTTCATCTGCATTGCCACATTTAGTGTTAAGTACTTATGTTCATATTTTTCTCGTCTGTTGTTCATCCCCATAAACTAGCATAAATAGTTATTGATATTTGTTTGTTGAtacattgtaaataaataaatgcaaatgTGAATAATTCACCAAATGtggatttttatttctttattaaatagaaCTGAAATACACTGCACAAACATAAAGCAATTACGCACGTAGACCTGCTGATGATCGAGCTAGCTTGCCCCGCGGGCGAGTTACACGTTACCAATCTGCCTATTTAATTAACctaaaaacctttttataaaaattttctatttattgatTACTAATCATATTAACAGCATAAATATATGTATTGCTATTCAGATGCTATCATTGTTgggtaaattaatttaaaaaaagttaattgtaTGTTGTTTCTATTTtcgattttaaatataatttggtggatgtattatgttttttgaaagagatatctttataatttttgggTTATTAATCtgggtaattttaaaagaaataagaaattcttAGTGGCAGCCCCCCAAATACAAATTCCATAGTTAATGTTCGATTCTACCAAATCTTTATACATAGTGACTGCTGTTGTTGTATGTGACAAACATGGTCTTAGCATATATGATTCATACATAAGTTTTCTTAGTTTATCACAGATATATTGCACATGTGTCTcccattttatattttctttgaagtagacacccaaatatttaatttcgttCACTGCACGAATCGATTACAAGGTTTTACATTATTACAATCATTACTAAGAGAGTTCACTAGATTTTAGCTCACATGGACGCcactggtaaaataaaaaattaaattatgtattaaaatgtAGTACTAGATGCATAGAAACTAcctacaaattttcagaaaaatatttgcagGGATCTCAAAActtcaccctgtatctcaaaatctaATGATTTGAGGTTTATTGcgcaaacttgcttattttgaggCCCTCTTCAACCCCTACAAGTTTTATATGCCCCActaattataaaacaccctgtatatgtcaGAGTCTAATATAGAGGGTGTCCCAgaaaatgtgggaaatctctgGTATTcaagtagaaaataataaaacaatgtgaacactcttataaaaaaaaaatgtctatagGCCCTCCCTACGAAGATATGCCCCCTTAAAATCGGTTCTTCTTAAATAACTGTTGAAgtacttggtataatttaataaaaattttacatgatAAAGGCTACTAAGGACCTGTTAAGACGAAGTCCTTAAAACACATATAccttatttattttagcagGGGCGGACTGGTTTGTTGTATGATATGTTGTATGATAgactctaaaataataaatatgaatagcTTGAATCTTACTCTAAAGAAAAGGCACTCTTgtttattatcgataaaatgaaccgttttggagaaaaaaaaaggaatcactgttttattttaattaagaagaACCATAATATCTTTTATTCAGCGATGCGACAGTTATTCAAACAACAGAGAAGTTCCATTTTAAGGTGTTTAAtctgaaaaagtatttttttttaatgctgtGTGATTCTTAGAAAGATATCATAACGAAATTGTTTAATAtacttgtaaaattattatttcaattttagaaaaaaaaattatgtgttaaAATCAAcgtaaagaatttttaaatttaaaaattaaaatatttctgttgcaaaaattaaaatagcaagttcctttttaaattcaatttatttattatacaatattttaatattatattaatctgttattatattaatctacaaaatttaaatctattCTTTACTTAAATACTCAAATTGTGTTCCATCAGCATCCACGCAATCTTCATATCGCCGAAAGATTTCTCTTGAGCAAGCTGCAGCACAGCTTAAATAATTAAGTCTTCCTTATGCTGTGGCTGCAGTAATCATGGGAGCCGTAATTGTTCGACTCACTTCACGAATTCAGCTCTCCAAGATTTTGGATGTTCGTTGATAAACAATATCCTTTAAATAACCCCAGACGAAAATTCTCTGGGTCATATCTGGAGAGCGCCCTGGTCACCTAATAGGTCTATTGTCTAAATAATCTGTAATAATTTGGGCATTATGGGATGGAGCGCCATCTTGTTGTCAAATCATTAAATTGCACTTTAAAGTAGGCACGTTTTCTAATAGTCCACacagtaaattttaaagaaaatttaaataccgCTCTGAAGTTCATGTACCTTCATAAGAGTACGGTCCATTATAATATCCATTAAATACTTCGGCCCACAGGTTTATGCCAATTATGGTTTAAAAACGAGTTTTCATTATCCACTGGGGTTGTTTTCAGACTAATAACGTGCATTATGTCTATAAACTAACCCATTAATATGGAATCTACTTTCATCAGTCCAACACATTTGTGACAAATCTTTGGAATTGTGATAAATTAAAACCCAAGGGGATGCAATAAATTCTAACCTTCGTTGGTAATCAGTAGGGAGGAGGTTTTTTACTAGGTGGATTTTAAAATGGCGATGTTGGTGTTGTCGGAGAATTCGCTAAACGGTACTTCTTGCAATATTACACTCTCTTGCGATAGTGCGAATGGAAACATGTGGATTTACTGCAACATAAGCCAACACAGATATAATATTTTCCTCATTTCTTGCTGCCATTTGATGATGGgaatgttttaaatttggaaatgatCTGGTGCGCATTTTTTCCTCCACTATTGAAAACGACTTATATGAGGGTGTAGGATGATTAGGGAAACG containing:
- the LOC126745861 gene encoding adult-specific cuticular protein ACP-20-like, whose protein sequence is MMIRAFTLLFVVAYASAGLSHISLSQGGGGEGGGGHGHHIVELYTIPHYKYKYAVHDSHHHDIHEQHEERYGDKVKGEYSLHEPDGTIRVVKYEADHKNGFNAHVERKGHAEHPHIEHHYHHHD
- the LOC126745698 gene encoding adult-specific cuticular protein ACP-20-like; amino-acid sequence: MILKFLILAAILAYAAAGLSHSSSSLGGGGGHGHQIIELYTKPHYEYKYAVHDSKHHDIHEHKEERYGDKVKGEYSLHEPDGTIRIVKYEADHKNGFNAHVERKGHAEHPHIEHHVHYHDDN